Proteins co-encoded in one Amblyraja radiata isolate CabotCenter1 chromosome 24, sAmbRad1.1.pri, whole genome shotgun sequence genomic window:
- the LOC116987081 gene encoding zona pellucida sperm-binding protein 3 receptor-like — translation MRRLLILVLLVAAAAADCDSPPHLENGSPVGEFLPSATFPVGTKVFYTCLAGHVLQEGSSGFVSCEENETWSSLEATCARIECDGLGEIENGFFEAPSTTFGSIAVYHCDEGYKMIGRGLRLCGPRGWTGQVPTCRVSTVSRIINEVMRQGHQLITKEESVIKSYYHLLENEREVLRMKEKVLENLEKYANENLL, via the exons ATGCGGCGTCTCCTGATCCTCGTGTTGTTGGTGGCGGCGGCGGCCG CTGACTGTGACAGCCCCCCGCACCTGGAGAACGGTTCCCCCGTCGGCGAGTTCCTGCCCTCAGCGACGTTCCCCGTGGGCACCAAGGTGTTCTACACCTGCCTCGCAGGGCACGTCCTGCAGGAGGGCAGCTCCGGCTTCGTCAGCTGCGAAGAAAATGAAACCTGGTCCTCACTTGAAGCCACTTGTGCAC GAATCGAGTGTGATGGTCTAGGCGAGATTGAGAATGGATTCTTTGAGGCACCATCTACTACTTTTGGAAGTATAGCAGTTTATCATTGTGATGAAGG ATACAAGATGATCGGCAGAGGTTTGCGTTTGTGCGGTCCCAGGGGGTGGACGGGTCAGGTCCCAACCTGCCGAG TGTCCACTGTATCCAGAATTATCAATGAGGTGATGAGGCAGGGCCACCAGCTGATCACCAAGGAGGAGAGCGTGATCAAGTCGTACTACCACCTCCTGGAGAACGAACGAGAGGTCCTGAGAATGAAGGAGAAGGTTCTCGAAAACTTAGAGAAGTACGCCAATGAAAATCTCCTCTAA